The following proteins are co-located in the Polymorphospora rubra genome:
- a CDS encoding DUF1036 domain-containing protein — protein MNHSDQEPINRRSILRAGALLGLGVGGILIPGAASAGSGVDGGVRMPDPVGAYDDPPARGVVLRQQQGTELAGPHGESVSPGMAPKARFGGEPGGGAVTNVVRQLHFRNSYGPRIRLCISYYSPGTCANLGLWGTRGWWSIDLGQSVHVLNTDGRWAYFFAEAADGAFWAGDLQIIHVPNTSPFDSCLYNQRIGDRTLGLRGVDLRADVWTVNLVP, from the coding sequence GTGAATCACTCCGACCAGGAGCCGATCAATCGGCGATCGATCCTTCGCGCGGGCGCGCTGCTCGGCCTCGGGGTGGGTGGCATCCTCATCCCGGGCGCCGCCAGCGCCGGATCCGGCGTGGACGGCGGCGTCCGGATGCCCGACCCGGTCGGGGCGTACGACGATCCGCCCGCACGCGGCGTCGTGCTCCGGCAGCAGCAGGGGACGGAACTCGCCGGACCGCACGGCGAGAGCGTCTCGCCCGGCATGGCCCCGAAGGCGCGGTTCGGCGGCGAGCCTGGTGGCGGCGCGGTCACCAACGTCGTACGACAGCTGCACTTCCGCAACAGCTACGGTCCCCGGATCAGGCTCTGCATCTCGTACTACAGTCCGGGAACCTGCGCCAACCTGGGGCTGTGGGGAACGCGTGGCTGGTGGAGCATCGACCTGGGGCAGTCGGTCCATGTCCTGAACACCGATGGCCGTTGGGCGTACTTCTTCGCCGAAGCGGCGGACGGCGCGTTCTGGGCCGGCGACCTTCAGATCATCCATGTTCCGAACACGTCCCCGTTCGACTCCTGCTTGTACAACCAGAGAATCGGTGACCGCACCCTGGGTTTGCGTGGAGTCGACCTTCGTGCGGATGTCTGGACCGTGAACCTGGTCCCGTAG